AGGGTGGTCATCTACCTCCAAAGGGACATGTCCGGGGACAGCTGCCTGCCCCAGCAtcacacctccacctcctcagcccctcctcctcctcctctggccTGTCCCAAGACCAAGACCTGCAGTTATCGAGGAGCGGTGGGCCTGGGCAACAAGTATGTCCGCATCAATGTCGGCGGGAACCTGTTTTACACAACGCTGCAGGTGCTGACCAAGCAGAACTCCATGCTGAAAGCCATGTTCAGCGGCAAGAAGGAGGTTTTCACGGATAAAGATGGTACGCCGTTtctcagctgcagac
The sequence above is a segment of the Plectropomus leopardus isolate mb unplaced genomic scaffold, YSFRI_Pleo_2.0 unplaced_scaffold23286, whole genome shotgun sequence genome. Coding sequences within it:
- the LOC121966149 gene encoding BTB/POZ domain-containing adapter for CUL3-mediated RhoA degradation protein 2-like — protein: MSGDSCLPQHHTSTSSAPPPPPLACPKTKTCSYRGAVGLGNKYVRINVGGNLFYTTLQVLTKQNSMLKAMFSGKKEVFTDKDGWILIDRSGKHFGSILCFLRDGTVTLPKGRQAVQELLAEAKYYLVQDLVELCQNTLQ